The proteins below come from a single Streptomyces sp. B3I8 genomic window:
- a CDS encoding DUF397 domain-containing protein, producing the protein MPARELGSEGWHKPWSGGNGGNCLEAMKLSDGRIAVRQSTDPDGPALIYTSAEMTAFIQGAKAGEADFLLS; encoded by the coding sequence ATGCCCGCGCGGGAACTGGGCAGTGAGGGCTGGCACAAGCCGTGGAGCGGCGGGAACGGAGGCAACTGCCTGGAGGCCATGAAGCTCTCCGACGGCCGCATAGCCGTCCGCCAGTCCACGGACCCCGACGGACCCGCGCTGATCTACACCTCCGCCGAGATGACCGCCTTCATCCAGGGAGCGAAGGCGGGTGAGGCCGACTTCCTCCTCTCCTGA
- a CDS encoding uridine kinase, translating into MRLEAITWERLAEALADRLLDLKPEDGGSWPRVAVDGAPAARPGALAERVGEALRARGRPSLVVAAEGFWRPASLRLEHGHHDPDSYYDGWLDTGALWREVFGPLEPGAGGRVLPDLRDPATDRATRSPYVSLPPGGVLLLHGPFLLRHWFPFDLTVHVLLSAGALRRRTPEAEHWTLPAHARYAAETDPAGTVDVLVRADDPRHPAWNGTG; encoded by the coding sequence GTGCGACTCGAAGCGATCACCTGGGAGCGCCTCGCCGAGGCGCTCGCCGACCGTCTGCTCGACCTGAAGCCGGAAGACGGCGGCTCCTGGCCGCGCGTCGCGGTGGACGGAGCTCCGGCCGCGCGGCCCGGCGCGCTCGCCGAGCGCGTCGGCGAGGCGCTCCGGGCGCGCGGCCGTCCGTCCCTCGTCGTCGCCGCGGAAGGGTTCTGGCGCCCCGCCTCACTACGGCTCGAACATGGACACCACGACCCCGACTCCTACTACGACGGCTGGCTCGACACCGGCGCCCTGTGGCGCGAGGTGTTCGGGCCCCTCGAACCCGGCGCCGGCGGCCGCGTCCTGCCCGATCTGCGGGATCCGGCCACCGACCGGGCCACCCGCAGCCCCTACGTGTCGCTCCCGCCCGGCGGGGTGCTCCTGCTGCACGGCCCCTTCCTGCTGCGCCACTGGTTCCCGTTCGATCTGACCGTCCACGTCCTCCTCTCCGCCGGCGCACTGCGCCGCCGCACACCCGAGGCCGAGCACTGGACCCTGCCCGCCCACGCGCGCTACGCGGCCGAGACGGACCCGGCCGGCACCGTCGACGTACTGGTCCGCGCGGACGACCCCCGGCACCCGGCGTGGAACGGCACCGGCTGA
- a CDS encoding methylated-DNA--[protein]-cysteine S-methyltransferase: MNGEDGAPRRASWTVLRTHIGPLLLAATGDGLVNVVFHATDTVRDRALERLSARLGGEPLQDAAAPPLAEAISQFEEYFAGRRRDFTLPLDWSLVSGFSRQVLRALASQVPYGSVVGYGDLARRVGRPGAAQAVGLAMGANPLPVVVPCHRVVESDGGIGGFGGGLETKRTLLALEGVLPQPLF; the protein is encoded by the coding sequence ATGAACGGTGAGGACGGTGCCCCGCGGCGGGCCTCCTGGACGGTGCTCCGCACGCACATCGGCCCGCTGCTGCTGGCCGCCACCGGGGACGGCCTGGTGAACGTCGTGTTCCACGCCACGGACACGGTGCGCGACAGGGCACTGGAGCGGCTCTCGGCCCGGTTGGGCGGCGAGCCGCTCCAGGATGCCGCCGCCCCGCCGCTGGCCGAGGCGATATCCCAGTTCGAGGAGTACTTCGCGGGCCGGCGGCGGGACTTCACACTGCCGCTCGACTGGTCGCTGGTCTCCGGCTTCTCCCGTCAGGTGCTGCGCGCGCTGGCCTCCCAGGTGCCGTACGGCTCGGTGGTGGGGTACGGCGACCTGGCCCGGCGGGTGGGCCGACCCGGGGCGGCCCAGGCCGTGGGACTGGCGATGGGCGCCAATCCGCTGCCGGTGGTGGTGCCCTGCCACCGGGTGGTGGAGAGCGACGGCGGCATCGGTGGCTTCGGCGGCGGGCTGGAGACCAAGCGCACACTGCTGGCGCTGGAAGGGGTACTTCCCCAACCGCTTTTCTGA
- a CDS encoding carbohydrate kinase family protein, with protein MGEGNSCGALLVVGDVVTDVVVRHRGPPAPGTDTAAVIRTVPGGAGANVACWAARWGPADVRLLGRVGSESAAWHARELTACGVRPRLVIDPDAPTGTVICLVDTDASAERTFLTDSGASLRLAPEDWSPTLLDGVARLHLSGYLLFSAPGEALVTAAVADARARGVPVSLDPASAGFLTALGVDRFLTLTEGVDVLLPSRDEACLLTGRSDPEEAAVALSRRFPLVVAKRGARGALVAASGAVRGRVRALPAAVRDTTGAGDAFTGAFLAALLTGADPVAAAREGCRAGALAVGEVGGRPPGEGRAG; from the coding sequence GTGGGGGAAGGGAACTCATGCGGGGCGTTGCTGGTCGTCGGTGACGTGGTGACGGACGTCGTGGTCCGGCATCGGGGGCCGCCTGCGCCCGGCACCGACACGGCCGCCGTGATCCGGACCGTGCCGGGCGGAGCGGGCGCCAACGTGGCGTGCTGGGCCGCACGCTGGGGCCCGGCCGACGTACGGCTGCTGGGCAGGGTGGGAAGCGAGTCGGCCGCCTGGCACGCGCGCGAGCTGACGGCGTGCGGGGTGCGGCCCCGGCTCGTCATCGACCCGGACGCGCCGACAGGGACCGTGATCTGCCTGGTGGACACGGATGCCTCCGCGGAACGCACGTTCCTCACGGACAGCGGGGCCTCGTTGCGGCTGGCGCCCGAGGACTGGTCACCGACGTTGCTCGACGGCGTGGCGCGACTGCACCTGTCGGGTTATCTGCTCTTCTCCGCTCCGGGCGAGGCACTGGTGACGGCGGCAGTCGCGGACGCCCGGGCACGAGGAGTGCCGGTCAGCCTCGATCCCGCGTCGGCGGGGTTCCTCACCGCGCTGGGAGTAGACCGGTTCCTGACGCTGACCGAGGGCGTCGACGTCCTGCTGCCCAGCCGGGACGAGGCCTGTCTGCTGACCGGGCGGTCCGATCCGGAGGAGGCGGCGGTCGCGCTGAGCCGCCGGTTCCCGCTGGTCGTGGCCAAGCGGGGAGCACGGGGCGCGCTGGTGGCCGCGTCGGGAGCCGTACGGGGCCGGGTCCGGGCGCTGCCCGCCGCCGTCCGGGACACCACGGGCGCGGGGGACGCCTTCACCGGAGCGTTTCTCGCCGCCCTGCTGACGGGTGCGGATCCGGTGGCGGCGGCGCGGGAGGGCTGCCGGGCCGGGGCCCTGGCCGTGGGCGAGGTGGGCGGACGGCCACCGGGCGAGGGCCGGGCGGGGTGA
- a CDS encoding pseudouridine-5'-phosphate glycosidase — protein MLVVSEEVREALVAGRPVVALESTIIAHGLPRPRNLRVAHELEDLVRAGGATPATVAVLDGQPHVGLDKDQLERIAHEDGIRKLGHRDLPLTVAAGASGATTVSATALLASLAGVRVFATGGLGGVHREWTVTQDESADLALLARTRITVVCAGVKSILDVPATLQRLETLGVSVAGYGTDRFPGFYLSDSGHTVDWRLDSPEEVAAVMRAQTSLRGPASALIVANPVPEEEQLDPALHARVLADALRACETRGVTGQAVTPFLLDHLVRHTDGASLAANLAAVRGNVRLAARIASVWAGA, from the coding sequence GTGTTAGTGGTGTCCGAAGAGGTACGGGAAGCGCTCGTCGCGGGCCGGCCGGTGGTCGCGCTGGAGTCCACCATCATCGCGCACGGGCTGCCGCGCCCGCGCAACCTGCGCGTCGCGCACGAGTTGGAGGACCTGGTGCGCGCGGGCGGCGCGACCCCGGCCACCGTCGCCGTGCTCGACGGGCAGCCGCACGTCGGTCTGGACAAGGACCAGTTGGAGCGGATCGCCCACGAGGACGGCATCCGCAAACTGGGCCACCGGGACCTGCCCCTCACGGTCGCGGCCGGCGCGAGCGGCGCCACAACGGTGTCCGCCACGGCTCTCCTCGCCTCACTCGCGGGCGTACGGGTGTTCGCCACCGGAGGTCTGGGCGGGGTGCACCGGGAGTGGACGGTGACGCAGGACGAGTCGGCGGACCTGGCGCTGCTGGCGCGGACCCGGATCACCGTGGTGTGCGCGGGCGTGAAGTCGATCCTGGACGTCCCGGCGACCCTGCAGCGGCTGGAGACCCTGGGCGTCTCGGTGGCCGGGTACGGCACGGACCGGTTCCCCGGCTTCTACCTGTCCGACTCGGGCCACACCGTCGACTGGCGGCTGGACTCCCCGGAGGAGGTCGCGGCGGTGATGCGGGCCCAGACCTCGCTGCGCGGGCCCGCCTCGGCGCTGATCGTGGCCAATCCGGTCCCGGAGGAGGAGCAGCTCGATCCCGCACTGCACGCGCGTGTGCTGGCCGACGCGCTGCGGGCGTGCGAGACGCGGGGCGTGACCGGGCAGGCGGTCACGCCCTTCCTCCTGGACCACTTGGTACGGCACACCGACGGCGCCTCACTCGCCGCCAACCTGGCGGCGGTGCGGGGCAATGTGCGGCTCGCGGCCCGGATCGCCTCGGTCTGGGCCGGGGCGTGA
- a CDS encoding CorA family divalent cation transporter, with amino-acid sequence MSMAGNLRKVTGLDRVGGLRRMAGLTRRRRRVDLSHPVRSPLGSAVVNCVAYREGVRIPGGRDLAETVERAGRGDGGFVWLGLHEPTDREFAGIAELFGLHPLAVEDAVEAHQRPKLERYGDTLFAVFKTVCYVEHKELTATSEVVETGELMVFVGPSFVITVRHGMHGSLGPMREELEADPRQLAKGPAAVLHAVADHVVDDYLSVTDAVQEDIDEVETDVFAENGARADPGRIYQLKRELLELKRAVIPLDRPVQELATRPSRMIDPEIQAYFRDVSDHLQRAKEQISAFDELLNSILQAHLAQVSVAQNEDMRKITAWAALIAIPTMVCGVYGMNFDHMPELHWRFGYPLALAVVGVACLVLHRGFKRNGWL; translated from the coding sequence ATGTCCATGGCGGGGAATCTGCGGAAGGTCACGGGCCTCGACAGGGTCGGGGGGCTGCGCAGGATGGCCGGGCTGACGCGGCGGCGCCGACGGGTCGACCTGAGCCATCCCGTCCGGTCGCCGCTGGGCTCCGCGGTCGTGAACTGCGTGGCGTACCGCGAAGGCGTGCGCATCCCCGGCGGGCGGGACCTGGCAGAGACGGTGGAGCGGGCAGGCCGCGGCGACGGCGGCTTCGTCTGGCTGGGCCTGCATGAACCGACGGACCGGGAGTTCGCCGGCATCGCCGAACTCTTCGGCCTGCACCCGCTGGCGGTCGAGGACGCGGTGGAGGCCCACCAGCGCCCGAAGCTGGAGCGGTACGGGGACACGCTGTTCGCGGTGTTCAAGACGGTCTGCTACGTCGAGCACAAGGAGCTGACCGCGACGAGCGAGGTGGTGGAGACCGGCGAGCTCATGGTCTTCGTCGGCCCCTCCTTCGTGATCACGGTCCGGCACGGGATGCACGGTTCACTGGGACCGATGCGCGAGGAGTTGGAGGCCGACCCGCGGCAGCTCGCCAAGGGCCCGGCCGCGGTGCTGCACGCGGTCGCGGACCACGTGGTCGACGACTACCTGAGTGTCACCGACGCGGTGCAGGAGGACATCGACGAGGTCGAGACCGACGTCTTCGCGGAGAACGGCGCCCGGGCGGATCCGGGACGGATCTACCAGCTCAAGCGCGAGCTCCTCGAACTGAAGCGGGCGGTGATACCGCTCGACCGGCCGGTGCAGGAGCTGGCCACCCGGCCGAGCCGCATGATCGACCCGGAGATACAGGCGTACTTCCGGGACGTCTCGGACCATCTGCAGCGGGCCAAGGAGCAGATATCCGCGTTCGACGAACTGCTCAACTCGATCCTGCAGGCGCATCTCGCCCAGGTCAGCGTCGCGCAGAACGAGGACATGCGGAAGATCACGGCCTGGGCGGCACTGATCGCGATACCGACGATGGTGTGCGGCGTGTACGGCATGAACTTCGACCACATGCCGGAGCTGCACTGGCGGTTCGGCTACCCGCTCGCGCTGGCCGTGGTGGGGGTGGCCTGCCTGGTCCTGCACCGGGGGTTCAAACGCAACGGCTGGCTGTGA
- a CDS encoding methyltransferase domain-containing protein produces MKRTDGYLLGNGQTEAGRRFAALATLFDPGTFRHMENLGIGPGWRCWEVGAGGTSVISWMAERTGPSGRVVATDIDTSWATAAARHPIEVRTHDVGAEEPPGDGFDLVHARLVLVHVPDRDRALRAMIDSLRPGGHLLVEDADPALQPLLCPDEYGPAQELANRLRRGFRSLLAERGADLSYGRRLPRLLREAGLKEVQADAYFPITSPACTDLEAATVRQVRDRLVAAGLATDEEIDRHLANLATGTMDLATSPMISTWGRRE; encoded by the coding sequence ATGAAGCGAACCGACGGATACCTCCTCGGCAACGGCCAGACGGAGGCGGGCCGACGTTTCGCCGCGCTCGCCACCCTGTTCGACCCCGGCACTTTCCGGCACATGGAGAACCTCGGCATCGGGCCCGGATGGCGCTGCTGGGAGGTCGGCGCCGGCGGCACCTCGGTGATCTCCTGGATGGCCGAACGGACCGGCCCGTCCGGCAGGGTCGTCGCCACCGACATCGACACCTCCTGGGCCACCGCGGCCGCCCGGCACCCGATCGAGGTGCGTACCCACGACGTGGGCGCCGAGGAACCGCCCGGCGACGGTTTCGACCTGGTGCACGCCCGGCTCGTCCTGGTGCACGTGCCCGACCGGGACCGCGCCCTGCGCGCGATGATCGACTCCCTGCGCCCCGGCGGACACCTGCTCGTCGAGGATGCCGACCCCGCGCTGCAGCCACTGCTGTGCCCCGACGAGTACGGTCCCGCGCAGGAACTCGCCAACAGGCTGCGCAGGGGCTTCCGCTCGCTGCTCGCCGAACGCGGCGCCGATCTGTCTTACGGGCGCAGGCTGCCGCGGCTGCTGCGGGAGGCCGGGCTGAAGGAAGTCCAGGCGGACGCGTACTTCCCGATCACCTCGCCCGCCTGCACGGACCTCGAGGCGGCCACGGTCCGTCAGGTCCGCGACCGCCTCGTCGCCGCCGGACTGGCCACCGACGAGGAGATCGACCGGCATCTCGCCAACCTCGCTACCGGGACGATGGACCTGGCCACGTCCCCGATGATCTCGACCTGGGGGCGCAGGGAGTAG